A DNA window from Arachis duranensis cultivar V14167 chromosome 3, aradu.V14167.gnm2.J7QH, whole genome shotgun sequence contains the following coding sequences:
- the LOC107478630 gene encoding uncharacterized protein LOC107478630 encodes MEAVIRAMKDYTIRRGVDYRVYESEPLTFYAKCTQYGSGCDWLIMVSLMSRKYCWVIRRYNGSHTCTRATISQDHSKLDSNTIAEAIKPLVEADPSIMVKSIIAEVQSKFNYTVSYRKAWLAKQKSVKKYLQVGKHRTKLCLYGLRPCVIRSHQQLSILRLCLPIKAMTWLRISGYCIESFGVITPCIRAFRHCKPVVQVDGTHLYGKYKGCPLVAVLQDGNNNIIPIAFGIVEGETFDAWYFILSNLRQHVMTRDGVGLISDQHESINATVAHSNGAWSPPRAFHIFCIRHIESNFLRKFKGCPLVAVSQDENNNIVPIAFGIVEGETSDAWYFILSNLRQHVVTQDGVGLIFDRHESINAAVARSNGGYSKTIREYELHYQRLQERGEAYTTWLNRISRELYALAFDSGY; translated from the exons ATGGAAGCTGTTATTAGGGCGATGAAAGATTACACTATCCGAAGAGGTGTAGACTACCGGGTGTATGAGTCGGAGCCGCTGACATTTTATGCCAAGTGTACGCAGTATGGGTCAGGTTGTGATTGGCTTATTATGGTTAGCTTGATGAGCAGGAAGTACTGTTGGGTTATAAGGAGGTATAATGGTAGTCACACTTGTACCAGAGCAACCATTTCTCAAGATCATTCGAAGCTTGATTCGAACACAATTGCAGAAGCAATAAAGCCGTTGGTTGAGGCTGATCCCTCGATAATGGTGAAATCAATTATTGCGGAAGTGCAGTCCAAGTTCAATTACACCGTCAGCTATCGAAAAGCATGGTTGGCTAAGCAAAAGTCAGTGAAAAAATATTTGCAGGTTGGGAAGCATCGTACAAAGCTTTGCCTATATGGTTTAAGGCCATGTGTCATAAGGAGCCATCAGCAGTTGTCAATTTTGAGACTATGCTTGCCTATCAAGGCGATGACTTGGTTACGGATATCCGGGTATTGCATCGAGTCTTTTGGAGTTATTACCCCCTGTATTAGAGCATTTAGACATTGTAAACCAGTTGTCCAAGTAGATGGGACTCACTTGTATGGAAAGTACAAGGGTTGTCCATTGGTTGCAGTTTTACAAGATGGAAACAACAATATCATCCCAATTGCATTTGGTATTGTGGAGGGAGAGACTTTTGATGCGTGGTACTTCATTCTGAGTAACCTACGACAGCATGTAATGACTCGAGATGGCGTAGGATTGATCTCTGACCAACACGAATCCATCAATGCAACTGTGGCCCATAGTAACGGAGCTTGGTCGCCTCCCAGAGCTTTTCACATATTTTGCATCAGGCATATAGAGTCAAATTTTTTGAGGAAGTTCAAGGGTTGTCCATTGGTTGCAGTTTCACAAGATGAAAACAACAATATCGTCCCAATTGCATTTGGTATTGTGGAGGGAGAGACTTCTGATGCATGGTACTTTATTCTGAGTAACCTACGACAGCATGTAGTGACTCAGGATGGTGTAGGACTGATCTTTGACCGACACGAATCCATCAATGCAGCTGTGGCCCGCAGTAACGGAG GATATTCGAAGACAATCCGCGAGTACGAGTTGCATTACCAACGTTTACAAGAACGGGGTGAGGCTTACACAACCTGGCTAAATCGAATTTCTCGGGAACTGTATGCATTGGCATTTGACAGTGGTTACTGA
- the LOC107478568 gene encoding profilin-1: MSWQAYVDEHLICDIEGNQLTSAAILGQDGSVWAQSSNFPQFKPEEITAIMNDFAEPGSLAPTGLYLGGTKYMVIQGEPGAVIRGKKGPGGVTIKKTNQALIIGIYDEPMTPGQCNMVVERLGDYLIEQGL, encoded by the exons ATGTCGTGGCAGGCCTACGTCGATGAGCACCTTATCTGCGACATCGAGGGTAATCAGCTCACGTCTGCCGCCATCCTCGGCCAAGACGGCAGCGTTTGGGCTCAGAGCTCCAATTTCCCTcag TTCAAGCCCGAGGAAATCACTGCTATCATGAATGATTTTGCGGAGCCCGGATCACTTGCTCCTACTGGACTTTACCTCGGTGGAACAAAATATATGGTAATCCAAGGTGAGCCCGGAGCTGTCATCCGAGGGAAGAAG GGTCCTGGTGGTGTTACTATTAAGAAGACCAATCAGGCATTGATCATTGGCATCTATGATGAACCAATGACCCCGGGTCAGTGCAACATGGTTGTTGAGAGGCTCGGTGACTATCTCATTGAGCAGGGTCTCTAA
- the LOC107478569 gene encoding glucan endo-1,3-beta-glucosidase 13: MAATRFALIIFAASLFLMLPDCCSGSFIGICYGRNADDLPTPDKVAQLVQLHKIKYVRIYDSNIQVLKAFANTPVELMVGVPNSDLLSLSQFQSNADTWLRNSILPYYPATKITYITVGAEVTESPNNASMFVVPAMTNVLTALKKVGLHKKIRVSSTHSLGVLSRSFPPSAGAFNSSHAYFLKPMLEFLAENQSPFMIDMYPYYAYRDSPKKVPLDYALFEASSEVIDPNTGLLYTSMFDAQIDAIYFALTALNFRTIKIMVTETGWPSKGSPKETAATPDNAQRYNANLIRHVINNTGTPAKPGQELDVYIFSLFNENRKPGLESERNWGLFYPDQTSVYNLDFTGRGAVDMTTSANITRSNGTTWCIASSKASQMDLQNAVDWACGPGNVDCTAIQPSQPCYEPDNLVSHASYAFNSYYQQNGASDVACSFGGTGVKVDKDPSYDNCIYMRAGGNNKTVTGNTTAMSSTSSTAHKGSSSLIYGFVLVTSLSILLNIQRY; this comes from the exons ATGGCGGCCACTCGCTTCGCTCTCATCATCTTTGCGGCTTCGCTTTTCCTTATGCTTCCAG ATTGCTGCTCTGGGAGCTTTATTGGGATCTGCTATGGAAGAAATGCTGATGACCTCCCTACACCTGATAAGGTGGCTCAGTTGGTTCAGCTTCATAAGATAAAATATGTCAGGATTTATGATTCCAACATACAGGTCCTCAAGGCCTTTGCAAACACCCCTGTTGAGCTTATGGTAGGGGTTCCCAATTCTGATTTGCTCTCACTCTCCCAGTTCCAGTCTAATGCAGATACTTGGCTCAGAAACAGCATCCTTCCTTACTATCCGGCCACAAAGATCACATACATTACTGTAGGTGCCGAAGTCACCGAAAGTCCCAATAACGCCTCTATGTTTGTAGTGCCTGCCATGACCAATGTCCTTACAGCACTCAAGAAAGTTGGGCTGCACAAAAAGATAAGGGTATCCAGTACCCATTCTCTGGGAGTTCTGTCCCGATCGTTTCCACCTTCGGCCGGAGCTTTTAATAGCAGCCATGCATATTTCCTAAAGCCAATGCTAGAATTTCTTGCTGAAAACCAGTCACCGTTTATGATTGATATGTATCCTTATTATGCTTACCGAGATTCCCCAAAGAAAGTGCCTTTAGACTATGCACTATTTGAGGCATCCTCTGAAGTTATTGATCCAAACACTGGTTTGCTGTACACAAGTATGTTTGATGCACAGATTGATGCTATTTACTTTGCGCTGACGGCCCTAAACTTCCGAACGATTAAGATCATGGTGACTGAAACAGGTTGGCCTTCCAAAGGGTCGCCTAAGGAGACGGCTGCAACTCCTGATAATGCACAGAGATATAATGCTAATCTGATAAGGCATGTTATCAACAACACTGGCACCCCTGCAAAGCCTGGGCAGGAACTAGATGTCTACATTTTTTCATTGTTCAATGAAAACAGGAAGCCTGGTTTAGAATCCGAAAGGAACTGGGGATTATTTTATCCAGACCAGACAAGTGTGTATAACCTGGATTTCACTGGAAGAGGTGCTGTTGACATGACTACCTCAGCTAATATAACCAGATCAAATGGGACAACATGGTGCATTGCTTCAAGTAAAGCCTCACAAATGGACTTGCAGAATGCTGTAGATTGGGCTTGTGGTCCTGGCAATGTGGATTGTACGGCTATTCAGCCTAGCCAACCTTGTTATGAGCCAGATAACCTTGTCTCGCATGCTTCGTACGCTTTTAATAGCTATTACCAGCAAAATGGGGCTTCTGATGTTGCCTGTAGCTTTGGAGGGACAGGTGTTAAAGTTGATAAGGATCCAA GCTATGACAACTGCATCTACATGAGAGCTGG AGGCAATAACAAAACTGTGACAGGTAATACAACAGCAATGTCTTCAACTTCATCTACAGCACATAAAGGAAGTTCTTCATTAATTTATGGTTTTGTTCTTGTAACTTCGCTCTCCATTCTATTGAATATTCAACGGTACTGA